A DNA window from Oscillatoria sp. FACHB-1406 contains the following coding sequences:
- a CDS encoding NAD(P)/FAD-dependent oxidoreductase: protein MLEQNSSQRHRVVIVGGGFGGLYAAQAFRNAPVEVTLIDKRNFHLFQPLLYQVATGSISPADISSPLRLVLRNHRNVRVVLDKVVDIDPVQKLVILPDGTLPYDTLVVATGVSHHYFGNDEWKTHAPGLKTIEDALEMRRRIYTAFEEAEKEADPEQRRAWLTFAIVGGGPTGVELAGAIAEIAHGALKHDFHHIDPGTTKILLIEGLDRVLPPYPPELSAKAAEDLNRLGVTVCTQTMVTNIADGAIAVRAGESEETIAAKTILWAAGVKASAMGKVLHDRTEVELDRAGRVIVAPDLSIPNYPDIFVIGDLANYPHQGDRPLPGVAPVAMQEGQYVAKLVKKRLAGEVLPPFRYSDYGSLAVIGQNSAVVDLGFVKLSGIIAWFIWVFAHIYYLIEFDNKAIVMMQWAWNYFTRGRGARLITGEGSPKGLRAEVPAADVQKQDVPTTQAVS, encoded by the coding sequence ATGCTCGAGCAAAACTCCTCTCAGCGACATCGCGTAGTTATCGTCGGTGGCGGTTTCGGCGGACTCTACGCAGCCCAAGCCTTTCGGAATGCTCCCGTTGAAGTAACGCTCATCGATAAGCGCAACTTTCACCTCTTTCAACCCTTACTGTATCAAGTTGCAACCGGAAGCATTTCCCCTGCCGATATTTCCTCGCCGTTACGCCTCGTGCTGCGGAATCATCGTAACGTCCGCGTCGTTCTCGATAAAGTCGTCGATATCGATCCGGTTCAAAAACTCGTCATTCTCCCCGACGGAACCCTGCCTTACGATACGCTCGTGGTTGCCACCGGAGTCAGCCACCACTACTTTGGTAACGACGAATGGAAAACGCACGCTCCCGGCTTAAAAACGATTGAAGATGCCTTAGAAATGCGCCGTCGCATCTATACCGCTTTTGAGGAAGCTGAGAAGGAAGCCGATCCCGAGCAACGCCGCGCTTGGCTGACCTTTGCCATTGTCGGCGGCGGGCCAACGGGGGTAGAATTGGCTGGCGCGATCGCGGAAATCGCTCACGGCGCGCTCAAGCACGATTTCCACCATATCGATCCCGGCACGACAAAAATTTTATTAATCGAAGGGTTGGATCGCGTTCTGCCGCCCTACCCGCCCGAACTCTCAGCCAAAGCCGCCGAAGACTTAAACCGCCTGGGCGTAACCGTTTGCACGCAAACGATGGTCACGAATATCGCCGATGGCGCGATCGCGGTTCGTGCGGGCGAGAGTGAAGAAACCATCGCCGCTAAAACCATCCTTTGGGCGGCGGGCGTAAAAGCTTCCGCAATGGGCAAAGTGCTGCACGATCGCACCGAAGTCGAACTCGATCGCGCCGGACGAGTCATCGTCGCCCCCGATCTCAGCATTCCTAACTATCCCGATATCTTCGTTATCGGCGACCTCGCCAACTACCCCCACCAAGGCGATCGCCCGCTTCCCGGGGTTGCCCCCGTCGCCATGCAAGAAGGGCAGTACGTCGCCAAACTCGTTAAAAAACGCCTAGCTGGGGAAGTTTTACCGCCGTTTCGTTACTCCGATTACGGCAGTCTCGCCGTCATCGGACAAAACTCCGCCGTTGTCGATCTCGGTTTCGTTAAACTTTCCGGCATCATCGCCTGGTTTATTTGGGTATTCGCCCACATTTACTACTTAATTGAATTCGATAATAAAGCGATCGTCATGATGCAGTGGGCTTGGAACTACTTCACTCGCGGACGCGGCGCGCGCCTAATTACTGGGGAAGGTTCCCCCAAAGGATTGCGAGCCGAAGTCCCCGCCGCAGATGTCCAAAAGCAAGACGTGCCAACCACTCAAGCCGTTAGCTAA
- a CDS encoding TIGR00300 family protein, translating into MTESIRFLMCAPDHYDVDYVINPWMEGNIHKSSQERATEQWHQLHHALKDRAIVDLVEPAKGWPDMVFTANAGLVLGKTAILSRFLHKERQGEEPYFKQWFENHGFTVCELPKDLPFEGAGDALFDREGRWLWAGYGFRSELDAHPYLAKWLDIEVLSLRLIDERFYHLDTCFCPLTGGYLLYYPPAFDSYSNRLIEMRVPAEKRIAIEEADAVNFACNAVNIDRVVVMNKISESLEQRLSDCGFEVVQTPLSEFLKAGGAAKCLTLRVTEPILEDVHANEPVESRTVRLEGHLLDAGIMNRALDTIAEQGGSFKVLNFNLGIERQSTSAAEVRVSAPSHGVMEDIMTQLIDLGAFAPQKAGDALLETVEQDGVAPGDFYVTTIYPTEVCVGGEWVRVQKQRMDAAIVVEMGKAGTVARCALLRDLKANERIIVGVEGIRTVRDPESREQRNKQEFSFMGAGVSSERRVELVVEQIAWELRQIRDRGGKVVVTAGPVAIHTGGAQHLSRLIRDGYVQALLGGNAIAVHDIEQATMGTSLGVDMQRGVPVRGGHRHHLKVINTVRHYGSIAKAVEAGFLTKGIMYECVKNNVPFCLAGSIRDDGPLPDTEMDLIEAQREYSRLLEGTDMILMLSTMLHSIGVGNMTPAGVKMVCVDINPAVVTKLSDRGSVESVGVVTDVGLFLSLLVQQLDKLTHPYSVA; encoded by the coding sequence ATGACAGAATCCATCCGCTTTTTAATGTGCGCTCCCGACCACTACGATGTCGATTATGTAATTAATCCTTGGATGGAAGGGAACATACACAAATCCTCGCAAGAACGGGCCACCGAGCAATGGCACCAACTACACCACGCCCTTAAAGATCGCGCGATCGTCGATTTGGTCGAACCCGCCAAAGGTTGGCCCGATATGGTCTTCACCGCTAACGCCGGACTCGTTCTCGGCAAAACCGCCATCCTCAGCCGCTTCCTTCACAAAGAACGCCAAGGCGAAGAACCCTACTTCAAACAATGGTTTGAAAACCACGGCTTCACCGTCTGCGAACTCCCCAAAGACCTCCCCTTTGAAGGCGCGGGCGACGCACTGTTCGATCGCGAAGGCCGTTGGTTGTGGGCGGGTTACGGCTTCCGTTCCGAACTCGACGCGCACCCCTACCTCGCCAAATGGCTCGATATCGAAGTCCTCTCCCTGCGCCTGATTGACGAGCGCTTCTATCACCTCGATACCTGCTTCTGTCCCCTGACGGGCGGCTACCTCCTGTACTATCCTCCCGCCTTCGACTCCTACTCCAACCGCCTGATTGAAATGCGCGTTCCCGCCGAAAAGCGCATTGCGATTGAAGAAGCCGATGCCGTTAACTTCGCCTGCAACGCCGTCAATATCGATCGCGTTGTCGTCATGAATAAAATTAGCGAATCGCTCGAACAACGCCTCAGCGATTGCGGGTTTGAAGTCGTACAAACGCCCCTCTCCGAATTTTTAAAAGCGGGCGGTGCGGCGAAATGTTTAACCCTGCGCGTCACCGAACCGATCCTCGAAGATGTCCACGCCAACGAACCGGTAGAAAGCCGCACCGTGCGCCTCGAAGGTCACTTGTTAGATGCCGGAATTATGAACCGCGCCCTCGATACGATCGCCGAACAGGGCGGCAGTTTCAAAGTTCTCAACTTTAACCTCGGAATCGAACGGCAAAGCACCTCCGCAGCCGAAGTTCGCGTTTCTGCACCTTCTCATGGTGTCATGGAAGATATCATGACCCAACTGATCGATTTAGGCGCATTTGCACCGCAGAAAGCCGGAGATGCGTTACTGGAAACCGTCGAACAAGATGGCGTAGCACCGGGCGATTTCTACGTGACGACGATTTATCCCACAGAAGTCTGCGTTGGTGGCGAGTGGGTGCGAGTGCAAAAGCAACGCATGGATGCAGCCATTGTCGTGGAAATGGGGAAAGCTGGCACGGTGGCGCGTTGTGCGTTATTGCGCGACCTCAAGGCAAACGAACGAATTATCGTCGGCGTAGAAGGAATTCGCACCGTCCGCGATCCCGAATCGCGGGAACAGCGCAACAAACAAGAGTTTAGCTTTATGGGTGCAGGCGTTTCCAGCGAACGCCGCGTCGAATTAGTCGTCGAACAGATTGCTTGGGAATTGCGACAAATCCGCGATCGCGGCGGTAAAGTGGTCGTTACCGCAGGCCCGGTTGCCATCCACACCGGCGGCGCGCAACACCTCTCCCGCTTGATTCGCGATGGCTACGTGCAAGCGCTACTGGGCGGCAACGCGATCGCGGTTCACGACATCGAACAAGCGACAATGGGAACCTCCCTCGGAGTCGATATGCAGCGCGGCGTTCCCGTGCGCGGCGGACATCGCCACCACCTCAAAGTCATCAACACCGTTCGACACTACGGCAGCATCGCTAAAGCCGTCGAAGCCGGTTTCTTGACAAAAGGCATCATGTATGAATGCGTCAAAAATAATGTTCCCTTCTGCCTCGCCGGTTCCATCCGCGACGACGGCCCGCTGCCCGATACCGAGATGGACTTAATCGAAGCCCAACGCGAGTATTCGCGCCTGCTTGAAGGAACGGACATGATTCTGATGCTGTCTACCATGCTGCATTCGATTGGCGTGGGCAACATGACCCCTGCTGGCGTAAAAATGGTATGCGTGGATATCAACCCCGCCGTCGTCACCAAATTAAGCGATCGCGGTTCGGTAGAATCCGTCGGCGTTGTCACCGATGTTGGCTTATTCCTAAGCTTGTTAGTGCAACAACTCGACAAATTAACCCATCCCTATTCCGTCGCCTAA
- a CDS encoding cytochrome translates to MRKVIIGIMGPGEKATASELDLAYRLGNAIAQLGWVVLTGGRKAGVMDAASRGAKAAGGLTVGILPGADQWGISEAVDIAIATDTGNGRNNINVLSSDVVVACGMGLGTASEVALALKNGKVAILLGNEAQSVAFWQGLAGERVKVARDVEDAIAMLRSMIIDN, encoded by the coding sequence ATGAGAAAAGTTATTATCGGGATTATGGGGCCGGGTGAAAAGGCGACTGCGAGCGAGTTAGACCTTGCTTATCGCCTCGGAAATGCGATCGCGCAGTTGGGTTGGGTGGTGCTGACGGGGGGGCGCAAGGCGGGCGTTATGGATGCTGCGAGTCGCGGCGCAAAAGCGGCTGGGGGTTTAACGGTGGGCATTCTGCCGGGGGCGGATCAGTGGGGTATTTCTGAGGCGGTGGATATCGCGATCGCGACGGATACGGGCAATGGCCGCAATAATATTAATGTGCTATCTTCCGATGTTGTGGTTGCTTGCGGGATGGGGCTGGGGACGGCTTCAGAAGTTGCCTTGGCGCTGAAAAATGGCAAAGTTGCGATTTTGTTGGGAAATGAGGCTCAAAGCGTGGCGTTTTGGCAGGGTTTAGCGGGGGAACGGGTGAAGGTTGCTCGAGATGTTGAGGATGCGATCGCGATGCTGCGATCGATGATAATTGATAATTGA